DNA sequence from the Streptomyces sp. NBC_01497 genome:
CGCCGGCGCGGGACACCCGGACCTGCACCAGGTGATGGTGCTGGCCTCGCGCGGCGACACGCTCATGGAGATCTACCTGTACGACCCGAAGGAGATCAACACCGAGGACGTACAGGCCCTCGCCCGGCGCCAGTTGGAGCGGCTGTGAACGACGACGTCATCCCCGGGGAGCCCCAGGCGCCCCCGACCGTCCCGCGCCGGCTGCCCCGGCTGCCGCTGCGCACGAAACTGCCCGCCCTGCTCGTGCTCGCGGCGGTGCTCGGCTCCGCCGCGTACGCCGGGTACGTCGCACACCACGCGAACAGGACCGTACGGACCGTCGTGTGGAAGAAACCGCCGGATCCCGGTGAGGCCGGCGCGGCCGGCGCGCCCGATCCGGCCTCGGGCATCGGGACCGGACGCAAGGACTCGCCCCTCTCCAAGGACCTGCTGCCGGTGGTCTACGGGATCCTCGGCCCCGAACTGCCCTCACTCGGCAACGACGCCCTGTTGAACAGCCGCGAGTCGGAGGCGTACCTGAGGCACCTGTCCGCCGCCCTGTCCGGCCCGGATGCCGGCGGTCAGTCCGGTTCCGACGGCGGAGCACACGTCGAAGAGATGGCCGTGCGGACGTACAACGACCTCTACGGCACGATCACGCAGATCCGTATCACCCGGCTCTCCGACGCGAACGCCGCCCGCAAGGCGTACGCGGCCGGCGTGCTCGCCGGAGACACCGGGGACAAGAACGTCCCGGTCCCCCGGTACCCGAAAGGCGCGAAGTGCTTCAGCGCCTCGGACGCCGAATCCGGAGCGGAATGGGAAGGAACCGACGACGGCTCCGGCCTCGTACAGGTCTCCTGCGCCGCCTACCGCGACGACCTGGAGATATCGCTCCAGAGCTACGGGACGAGCGACATGGACCCCTCGGACGTCTCCACCCTCTTCGCCCAGCAGCTCGACCGCATCGAGTCCACCGGGAAGTCCGTATGAGCACCGAGAGCGCCCCCGAGGACGGGACGGAAGGGACGGCCGCCACCGGAGCGGGAGCGCCGGGGACGGAGGAGACCGCGGCCGCCGAGGCCCCTGCGCCGGAGACCCGGCCCCGGCCGATCGCCCCTCCCGGAGCCGCCGCTCCGGTGTCGGAAGCCGGCGACGGCACCGGAGCCCCCACGCCGGAACCCGGACCCGTGAACGGGGCCGAAGCCCACGCGCCGGAACCCGGACCCGTGACCGGAGGCAGAGAACCGGTGACCGGAGGCAGAGAACCGGTGACCGAAGCCGGAGCCCCTGCGCCGGCCGCGGACCAGGACAGCGCAACGGCCGGTCCTGGCGCGGACCACGACACCGTGGCGGCCCCGACCGGACCGGGCGGCTCCGCACGGTTCCCGCTGTGGCGGCGGTCCGTGCGCTGGGTCGTGGCGGGCGCCGTCTTCCTGGGACTCGGGGCCGGGACGGCGTACGGGATCACGTCCGCCCCGCGCGATCGGGTGCCGGGCCTCGCCACCCGGTCCGACGGCCGGTGGGACTTCCCGGCGCTGTCGCTGCCGGCGCTGCCCGCCCGCGTGCCCCGGCCCTTCCCCGACGGGAGGTTCACGTCGGACAACCGCGGCGAGATCCACTTCGCCGACCTGCGGCGCCTCCTCGTCCCGGCCCCTTCCGGCGTCACCGCCGACCGTTCCCTGAACGGCGGCTGGACCGAACCGGCGCGCTTCCTCGGCGAGTACCCGGCGCAGAACAGGGACACGCTGCGGCAGTACCTCGCCGACGACGGCCTGCGGCACATCACCGCGCGCGGCTGGACCGCACCGGACGGCACGTCCCTGCACGTCTACCTGGCGCAGTTCCAGTCCGCGGGGAACATGCTGGGCTTCCTGCAGGGGCACCTCGGTCCCGGCGTGAGCGCCGGGCTCGAACTCGACGGGGTCACCACGACCATGCAGGACGGCGGCTGGCCGGGCGCTGTCCTCATCAGCGGCACCCGCACCGACGTGTACCGCCAGATCGCGCCGTTCTCCGGTACGCACACCCGCATGGCGTACATCGAGGCCGGGGACACCCTGGCTCTCATCGTGGAGAAGCACCGGGGTTCGGACGCCCCTGCCGTGCCGTTCCACCAGACGGTGATCCTTCAGCAGCAGCTGCTGGGCTGAGCGGCCCGGCGGCGCGCGGTGGGGCCGGGGCGCGCGGCGGCCCCACCGGCGGCCCGCGGGGGCCGGGGTCCGGGGGGCCTCGGGAGGAGCGGCCGGGCCCCACCCATTAGGCTGGGGTCCGGCCCTGGCGCCACGTCCGTCGTTCCGCCCATCCGAGGAGCACCCCGTGCTTGAGGACTTCTTCACCTCTCTGCTCGTCCTGGTCTGCGTCGGCGTGCTCGCCTTCGTCGCGCTCACCGTCAAGAAGCTCTACCAGGGCCAGCGCTGAGGCCTTCGGCCCCAGCCGGCACGGTACGCCCGCCCCCGAGGAACGCTGAGTCGCTCATGATCGAGATCCCGTCCGACCTCCACCCGGACCTCGTCCCCCTCGCCTTTCTGCTGGGCCGCTGGGAAGGTGCCGGTGTCTTCGACTTCCCCGGCGAGGAGAAGGCCAACTTCGGCCAGGAGGCGATCTTCACCCACGACGGCCGGGACTTCATCGAGTACGTCTCGCACACGTGGGTGCTCGACACCGAGGGCAACAAGGTCCGGCCCATCGAGACCGAGTCCGGCTTCTGGCGCATCGGCGGTGACCGCAAGGTCGAGGTCGTGATGGTCCGCGACCAGGGTGTGGTGGAGATCTGGTACGGCGAGCTGGCCGACCAGAAGCCGCAGATCGACCTCGTCACCGACGCCGTCGCCCGCACCGCGGCCTCCGGCCCGTACAGCGGCGGCAAGCGCCTGTACGGGTATGTGAAGAGCGACCTGATGTGGGTCGGCGAGAAGTCCACGCCCGAGGTGCCGCTGCGCCCCTACATGTCGGCGCACCTGAAGAAGGTCGCGTCGGCCGTCACGGTCACGCCCGAGCAGGTGGAGGGCTGGGCGAAGGACCTCGGGGACCTTCCGGACGACGGCATCGCCTTCTTCAAGTAGGCAGACCTCCCTCAAGTAGGCCGATGTCCCTCAAGTACGCCGGTGTCCCTCAAGTGCGCCGGGTTCTTCGAGTAGGCACGTTCTTCGAGCACGCCCGGGCGGGCCTTCCGGCCGTCCGGGCGGGCCCGCGGACCTGCGGGTGGGCCGCCCGCGATTCCCCTCTGCCTCCCCGGCGCGCGCCCCGGCGCCGTTCGGGGCGTCCCCTCCGTGCGCGCGGTGCCTACACTGGGTGCGTGGTGAGCACCGACTGGAAGAGCGACCTGCGCCGGCGTGGCTACCGGCTGACTCCGCAGCGGCAGCTCGTACTCGAAGCCGTCGACGCGCTGGAGCACGCGACCCCCGAGGACCTTCTCTGCGAGGTCCGCAGGACCGCGTCCGGCGTGAACATCTCCACCGTGTACCGGACGTTGGAGCTGCTGGAGGAGCTGGGGCTCGTCTCGCACGCCCACATCGGCCACGGCGCCCCCAAGTACCACCTCGCGGGCCGCGACCACCACATCCACCTCGTGTGCCGCGACTGCCAGAACGTGATCGAGGCGGACGTCGAGGTGGCGGCCGACTTCACCGCGGAGCTGCAGAGCCGTTTCGGCTTCACGACGGACATGAAGCACTTCGCGATCTTCGGCCGCTGCCGGGACTGCGCGGAGTCCCGCTCCACCCGCGGCTCCGAGGACGACGCCTGAGGGTCGTACGCTGAAACGTATGGAGCCTTCGACGTCCGCCGCAGCCGCCTCCGGCAGCCAGTCCTCCCCGTCCTCAGCGCCGTCCCCCGACGCCTCCGCGGCCCCCGGGGCCGCGCCCGCCGCTCCCGTGAGCCCGCTGCTCGCGACACCCGGCGCCGTGGCCGGCGAGGGAGCCGACGAGTCGGTCGCCGCGCACTACGGCGACCTGTTCCGGGAGCAGCGCGCCCTCGCGGACGGCACCGGCATGGTCGACCTGTCGCACCGGGGAGTCGTCACCGTCACCGGCGGCGACCGGCTCGCCTGGCTGCATCTGCTGCTCACGCAGCACGTGAGCGAGTTGCCCGCGCACCGCGCGACGGAAGCGCTGGTGCTGTCCGCACACGGCCATGTCGAGCACGCGCTCTACCTCGTGGACGACGGCACGACGACCTGGGCGCACGTCGAGCCCGGCACCCAGGGCGAGTTGGTCGCGTACCTGGAGTCCATGAAGTTCTTCTACCAGGTCGAGGTGAGCGACCGCACCGGTGACATCGCGGTCGTACACATCCCGGCGGGCTCCATCGCCGAGGTCCCCGAGGGCGTCGCCGTACGGGAGACCGCCTACGGGCGCGACCTGTTCCTGCCGCGCGCCGACCTGGAGGCGTACGCCTCCGCGCACGGCCCGCTCGCGGGCCTCCTCGCTTACGAGGCCCTGCGCGTCGAGGACCACCGGCCACGGCTCG
Encoded proteins:
- a CDS encoding FABP family protein; its protein translation is MIEIPSDLHPDLVPLAFLLGRWEGAGVFDFPGEEKANFGQEAIFTHDGRDFIEYVSHTWVLDTEGNKVRPIETESGFWRIGGDRKVEVVMVRDQGVVEIWYGELADQKPQIDLVTDAVARTAASGPYSGGKRLYGYVKSDLMWVGEKSTPEVPLRPYMSAHLKKVASAVTVTPEQVEGWAKDLGDLPDDGIAFFK
- the ygfZ gene encoding CAF17-like 4Fe-4S cluster assembly/insertion protein YgfZ yields the protein MLATPGAVAGEGADESVAAHYGDLFREQRALADGTGMVDLSHRGVVTVTGGDRLAWLHLLLTQHVSELPAHRATEALVLSAHGHVEHALYLVDDGTTTWAHVEPGTQGELVAYLESMKFFYQVEVSDRTGDIAVVHIPAGSIAEVPEGVAVRETAYGRDLFLPRADLEAYASAHGPLAGLLAYEALRVEDHRPRLGFETDHRTIPHEVGWIETAVHLEKGCYRGQETVARVQNLGKPPRRLVFLHLDGSEVFLPGHGTPVRQAPGPDGAEGRQIGFITTSARHHELGPIALALVKRNVPVEAPLLAGDTAAAQETVVEP
- a CDS encoding Fur family transcriptional regulator, producing the protein MVSTDWKSDLRRRGYRLTPQRQLVLEAVDALEHATPEDLLCEVRRTASGVNISTVYRTLELLEELGLVSHAHIGHGAPKYHLAGRDHHIHLVCRDCQNVIEADVEVAADFTAELQSRFGFTTDMKHFAIFGRCRDCAESRSTRGSEDDA